Within Thermococcus indicus, the genomic segment TTTAGGGGCGCGTAGACGCTCCCGTCTACCTCAACGCCTGTGGAAATGTAAGCCGCCGCCCGCGAAGAGGCGTCCCTAACTCCGGCTATGAGGAGCGTGTCCGAGTTCTGTTTTATGTATATTCTCATGGTAAAGACTACCCCTCCGAGTATTATGGCCAGTATGAACAGCACCTCCAGTGACGTTTGGGCCTTAAGGCGCCTCTCTGATCTCGACATACCTCTCACCGCTTGAATCCAATCCAACGACCACCCATAGACTGGTTCTCCCTGGAATTATTTGAACGGTCGTTGTCCTCTTCACCGGCACGGGGATGCTCTCGTAGGTCACGTATCTTCTTCCGGAGATCAGTGCATCGACTTTAAGCATGTTGGAAGTAGCATTGAGGGTCACGGTAACGACATCGCTTCCGGCAAGGGGAATCGGGAAGTCCTTTCTCACCGAAAAGCCCGGGCCTGCCGAATACGCCTTCGTCACAGTGTCTCTTAGGTCGATGGCGAAAACCTTGAGCCTCGTCTGTTTGTCGAAGGTCTTCGCCCCCATTATTTCCTGATTGGACAGGTTTATGAGGCTCACCACGGTGAGCATGATGAGAGTTACCGCGAAGAGCAGGTCGAGGCTCAGCTGTGCCCTCATGTTATCCACCCGGATTGATGTTTATCCAGAGCGTTCCGCTCGTTTCGTTGTACTCCATATCGGCGGGTTCATCCGGGTTCCATTCAACGACTATCCTCAGGTCAGAGGGTATGTCAGATATTTTTGGGGTCCTTGTGTCCTCCTCCGAAAAGAACTTAACTTTTATCGCATTTCCGGTGTAATTGTAGAGCATTGGTGTGAAAAAGGCGTTTTTGTCGTCCCCACTTACTGCTGGCCCCTCCCTGTTTTCGGTCACCGATACTAGGATTCCGGCGGAAATCCCCGACGGATTGTTTCTGTCAGATGCATTTATCATGAAAATCTTCACAATGGGCTGTTCGTAGCCGTAGGCTCTGCTTAAGTAGCTCTCCTTGTTTAGATACGTAACCTTAACGTACGTCGTCGCCTTCGAACCAAGCCCCTGGGCGTAAACTTGGCTTATCGTGTTGGCTATGGCATTGGCCAGGCTTTTCTCCTCGAGGGCCACCTGAATACGAAGGTTCTCCACAGATGGCGAGCCCTCGCTGAATGAGGTATTCCTCACCGAGTATAGCAGCAGTATCGTGAGTAGCCCGAATATGAACAGGAACTCCAGGGTAACCTGGCCCCTAACCTTTTTATTCCTCATCCCTCTCACTCCAAGAAATACTGGGTGGACGATATATTTAATGGTTGCTCCCTAGATTTGGCACCCACAACCGCAAAAATGCCGGCCGGCGTTTTGAAGATCTCAACGCCAAAGTAGTCCCCGCTGAATATCTTGAACTTGTACCTCTCCGGCTGAAGGGAGTGCTTCTCCACCAGCTCGGCCAGTTCGTCAATGAAGAACTGCGTCAGCTCGTAGTAGATTAAATCAAGCTTCTCGCGGGTGGAATCCCTGATCAGAAGAACCGCTGGCAGTATCGCAAGCCCGATGATTAAGTATGGCTGACCTGTGAGGAGGGACGCGAGCGCAGTCGCACCTATTGCTGCACCTATGGCGGCATACACGCCCTTCTCCCGCTTCTTTGCCTCTTTAATCTCCTTAACCTTCCCCTCCCAGATGTCAAGCAGTGAGGGGTTGTAGAAATCAAAGGCTGTGTGGCGCTTTCCCTTTGCCATTCTCTCCCGGATGAGGTCGTCCCAGTCGTCCTTGTAGTAGATGACCTCCCCGTGGAGCCTCGCCCTCTCGGCATCGAGGGAGGAGATTATTCTGATTATGTCCTCGGCACTCTCATGGGCGATATGGGCGTAGACCTCCTTCTCATCTAAGTCCAGAGCAACCTCGACGGAGTCCTTTATCGGCTCAGTCATCCTTCTCCCTCCGGAGCCTCTTGCCTATACCTTCGATATCGGGGTACTCTCTGTAGGGGATTTCCTTCAGCTCACTCCCACCCTTGGCGTACACGTCATCGAAGTCGGGCAGGCCGCTCAGGAGCTCCTTCTTTTTGTTCTCCGCTTTCTCCTTCGCCTCCATGAAGGACCGGGCGTACCGCTTGGCGGTGATGATGATGTCCTCGATGCTCCTGCTCTCGTAGATGCCGCTGAGGAGGGTTACAACTTCCACCTCCCTCTCGCGCGGGTCCGGGTAGAAGCCGCGGAATATCTGCTTGCCCCTTATCTTGTTGGTGAGGTAGTTGAGCGCCTCGAATATGTCTGTGGCCTTCAGGACTTCAGGAGGGCCGTGAACCGCCACGAGTCCGTAAAGGGCGGACTCTATGTTGGCGTCAAGGTACAGGCCCTCGCTCTCGAAGGACCGGGTGATGAGCCTAGAGAGGCTTTTGACCTTGTTAGCGTCGGCCTTGGCGTAGCCGACGGTTGCAAAGCTTCCGAAGGCCTTGAGGACGAACTTTAAATCGCTGGCGTCGAGGGTCTGCTCTCCAGGAACGTCTACCAGGGCCAAAAGTGACGCTATCCTCTCAACGATAGTGTAGTTTATCCTCTCGTAGGCCCTGCTTATATCGTCGGAGCCTTCCTTGAGTTTGTTGTTGTCTATGGCTATTATGGAATCGGCGATCTTTGAGAGCTTGTCGATGGTTATGGCTGCGTTGATGGTAGGCCTTATTCCCTCCTCCCTGAGGGGGAGCGCTCCGATGGCCACCACCAGGGAATCGGGGTACTCTTCCTTGAGCGCCTCGGCCAGAACTGGAGTTCCTCCGGCGCCGGTTCCGCCGCCGAAGCCGAAGGTCAGGAAGAATATGTCCACGTCCTCGTAGCCGATTATTGAGCCTATCTTGCGCATGACGAGGGGCAAATCGCGCTTCATGGCCTCCCTGCCGAGTATTGGGTTTGCATTGACCCCCTTGCCGCCGGTCAGGTTCTCTCCTATGAGTATCCTCCTCTCGGGGGGGACATGCTTGAGGTACTCCAGGTCGCCCCTGGATGTGTTCAGGGCGAGCGCCTCAAAATCGACGAGGGAAAAGAGGTCGGCGATTTTAGTCCCGCACTGGCCGACCCCTATGATTAGAGCCCTCACCTTCCTATCACCCCGCGTCCAGGAGCTTTATCTCGTTGGGGTCAATGACGCCGTTTCCGTTGGAGTCCTTCGCCTCGAGCACCAGGTATTTTCCGTGGAAGTATTTGAAGAGGCCGGAGGTAAATACGAGCTCCACGGCCCCGCTGCTCTGCTCGGCGAAGAGAACCATCAGCACGTGGCCGTCCTGAGTCCTGCCGGGTATTATGACTATGGTGCTGGCCAGGGGATACGTTCTGCCGTTTACCGTCACCAGCTGCCCCCTGACCTTGAGGGTTACCTCGCCGTTGTACCTCGAGACGTTGATGTCGCCGGGGGCGGCTAAGAAGATGTGGTTTCCATCTTCCACCTTGGAAACTCTCCCCTTCAGGTCCACACTCGATCCGAGTTCCTCGAGCTGGGGTGCGATGGTCTCGGCGACCGTCTGGTATTCCCCGGTGTAGTGAAGTTCCCACAATCCACCGCGGAGGGCGGTTATGGTCTCGTAGAGGGTTACCTCCGGCAGGAACTTGACGTCTTTGATGAACTCAAGGGCAAGGGCGGTGTCCACGGTCGTTTTCGTCCCGTTGTGGAGGTTGTCAATGACCCACTTTAGGGCGTCGTTCTTTACGTCGTATCCAAGGGCGTCAAGGATCTCCGCGGCCCGGACTGTGTACTCCATCGAACCCACACCGTATGAGACCTCCCCCAGGATGTTTTCACTTCTGCCAAAGTGTCCCCAGGAGCCGTCGTCGAGTCTCTGGGCCATCAGCCAGTCCGAGTGCGGGCGCAGCTTTTCAATATCCGCGACCCTAATGAGGGACTCCAGAGCCTCCACCGTGGTTGGGACGTTCTTTCCGACCATGACGCCCAGCAGGTGGTTGAGTATTATGCCCCATCCGTCCGGGGTCACGGAGAGGAGCCACTCCCCGGAGGCGTTTATGTCGTCTCCCTTCGCGCCGAGCTCCAGCAGCAGGTCAAGGCCCATTGCCGTTTCGTACGGCTGGGGTATGGAGAAGTACCCGGCCCACCTGCCAGGAAAGACCTCCATGGAGCGTGTGAAGTTCAGGAGTTCCTCCTTTTCGTCGTCGCTTAAATCGCCAAACTCCGCGAGAAGTTTGACCGTGTAGTAGTACTCCTCGGTCACTGTCCCGTGGAGTACCGCATCGTCCTTGGCATCTGTAAGGTGCTCCCGCGCCCATTCTATGGCCCGATCAACACCTTCCGGCACGGGGGTGCATGTCTTCAGCGCCCGAACCGCGTAGTAGGTTGCCTTTGCCGATCCGTGGGTTCCGGGGTGGATTCCCCAGCTTCCGTCGGGGTTCTGGCCTTCGGCCAGCGCTGAACACAGCTCCCCCTTGGGGTTGGTGAAGTTCCCTGAGAGCCTGTCGGCCACGCTGGAGAACGCCATAACCGCGTAGGCGGTGGGGGTGATGGAGTCCGTATCGAGGAACGGGCCCTCCTTGCTGGTTAGATAATACGTCCCGTTGTCGTTGCCGGTCAGTTCGAGAACCGTCAGGGCCCGGCCGGTGTCAAAACTCAGCGGCTCGTAGAGAACCAGGGCGTACGTGAGCATGGCCCTCTCCCTTTCGTTGAGTCCGGCGGAGGACAGGAGTTCCTTGCACCTCTCCAGGTCCGCGGTTACGTTTCCGTAACCAATGGCTTTAAACGCTATGAGCCTGAGAGCGAGGTAGTCCGGCCTCAAATCCCTGGCTCTCTCCAGGTATTCGGCCCCGGCTTCGACCGCGATGCTTTTCTCGGGCGTTAGACCCGTGGTTCCAAGCGCCCAGAGTGAGAGTGCGGTCGGGTAGAACTCCGTGGGGGAGTCCGCCAGGTATCCCCATCCCTCCCCATTGAACGCTGTTAGAAGATACGTCCTGCCATCCCTGATCGCTACTTCAATGTCGTTTTCGCTGATTCCGGTAGGGTAATCCTTTATAAGCTCCATAACGGCCCCAAGGGCAATCAGAACGGTTGCAGTATCCTGGGGGGTACTCACCTCACCCCGGTAGTGGCCCCAGCCCCCATCCGGGTTCTGGATTTCGAGAAGCTCCTTCGTGACGTCCATCACAGTTGAGAGTGCGTCGGTACTGTTTCGGGCCTTCCCGACTGTGGAAACGAGGGCAGTTAAGAGCAGGGCCTTTTTTGGAATCTCGTTTGTGTCGGCCACCGTGTAACTGATGAATCCAAGGGACTCGTCTATTACACTCGCGGCACTGGTATATGGGAGCACAAGGAGCATGAACAGAATTACAGCGGTTAACGTCCTCTTCATTCCCGTACACCTCTAACTGTCCACTAGGGGATGAAAATAAATAAACTTTTTCCATATTCCTGCGGAATAAAAAGAAAGGACGGTCAGTGCTTTATGAATCTGCCGCCGATTCTGGTTCCGTGGGAATCGACGTCGTCGCGCATTATGAGAACGACCCTGCTCGGCTCGTACTCGTCCTCGATGTGGTAGCCGGGCAGGTGCTTCACCAGCTCCTCTGCAAAGGCTCTGATCTCCTCGTGCCGCGGCATGTTGTTGATGGTGAGCCTGTTGCGGGAGAAGCCCACGAACATGTAAGCTTTCGCCTCGACGAACATCGGGTTGGCGAGCTTTATCAGCTCCGCGTAGCCCTCTGGGTTGGTCATGTTCTCGCCCTTGACG encodes:
- a CDS encoding class III signal peptide-containing protein produces the protein MRNKKVRGQVTLEFLFIFGLLTILLLYSVRNTSFSEGSPSVENLRIQVALEEKSLANAIANTISQVYAQGLGSKATTYVKVTYLNKESYLSRAYGYEQPIVKIFMINASDRNNPSGISAGILVSVTENREGPAVSGDDKNAFFTPMLYNYTGNAIKVKFFSEEDTRTPKISDIPSDLRIVVEWNPDEPADMEYNETSGTLWININPGG
- a CDS encoding FtsZ/tubulin family protein — encoded protein: MRALIIGVGQCGTKIADLFSLVDFEALALNTSRGDLEYLKHVPPERRILIGENLTGGKGVNANPILGREAMKRDLPLVMRKIGSIIGYEDVDIFFLTFGFGGGTGAGGTPVLAEALKEEYPDSLVVAIGALPLREEGIRPTINAAITIDKLSKIADSIIAIDNNKLKEGSDDISRAYERINYTIVERIASLLALVDVPGEQTLDASDLKFVLKAFGSFATVGYAKADANKVKSLSRLITRSFESEGLYLDANIESALYGLVAVHGPPEVLKATDIFEALNYLTNKIRGKQIFRGFYPDPREREVEVVTLLSGIYESRSIEDIIITAKRYARSFMEAKEKAENKKKELLSGLPDFDDVYAKGGSELKEIPYREYPDIEGIGKRLRREKDD
- a CDS encoding prenyltransferase/squalene oxidase repeat-containing protein translates to MKRTLTAVILFMLLVLPYTSAASVIDESLGFISYTVADTNEIPKKALLLTALVSTVGKARNSTDALSTVMDVTKELLEIQNPDGGWGHYRGEVSTPQDTATVLIALGAVMELIKDYPTGISENDIEVAIRDGRTYLLTAFNGEGWGYLADSPTEFYPTALSLWALGTTGLTPEKSIAVEAGAEYLERARDLRPDYLALRLIAFKAIGYGNVTADLERCKELLSSAGLNERERAMLTYALVLYEPLSFDTGRALTVLELTGNDNGTYYLTSKEGPFLDTDSITPTAYAVMAFSSVADRLSGNFTNPKGELCSALAEGQNPDGSWGIHPGTHGSAKATYYAVRALKTCTPVPEGVDRAIEWAREHLTDAKDDAVLHGTVTEEYYYTVKLLAEFGDLSDDEKEELLNFTRSMEVFPGRWAGYFSIPQPYETAMGLDLLLELGAKGDDINASGEWLLSVTPDGWGIILNHLLGVMVGKNVPTTVEALESLIRVADIEKLRPHSDWLMAQRLDDGSWGHFGRSENILGEVSYGVGSMEYTVRAAEILDALGYDVKNDALKWVIDNLHNGTKTTVDTALALEFIKDVKFLPEVTLYETITALRGGLWELHYTGEYQTVAETIAPQLEELGSSVDLKGRVSKVEDGNHIFLAAPGDINVSRYNGEVTLKVRGQLVTVNGRTYPLASTIVIIPGRTQDGHVLMVLFAEQSSGAVELVFTSGLFKYFHGKYLVLEAKDSNGNGVIDPNEIKLLDAG